A genome region from Arachis duranensis cultivar V14167 chromosome 6, aradu.V14167.gnm2.J7QH, whole genome shotgun sequence includes the following:
- the LOC107493454 gene encoding NAC transcription factor 29-like, whose product MDKDTSLEIHLPPGFRFHPSDEELIVHYLRNKVTSSPLPASFIAEIDLYKFNPWELPSKALFGEEEWYFFTPRERKYPNGVRPNRAAGAGYWKATGTDKPIITSGGMKSIGVKKALVFYKGRPPKGSKTDWIMHEYRLHDSLLSNSHKRGSMRLDEWVLCRVRQKTGSPRSTLEDPSELIYEPTKKIQQMNDENFNPELVKASIVHNEFPMLPYILASRSTLPNSIGVSSSTGFVRNCDMKQYGSVHEDNNLNVIGAQFLASAMEGLYNNPLKRKFIEQEENHLEYAPPNKKISLELGDDVDNSDDKPSLVMDTNKGYNFGFFDQWNSIIQPQELNSLAFMGYS is encoded by the exons ATGGACAAGGATACTAGTTTGGAAATCCATCTCCCTCCTGGATTTAGATTCCACCCTTCTGATGAAGAGTTAATTGTTCACTATCTAAGAAACAAAGTCACTTCTTCACCACTTCCTGCCTCATTCATAGCAGAGATAGACCTCTACAAGTTCAATCCATGGGAGCTTCCAA gcAAAGCTTTGTTTGGGGAAGAAGAGTGGTATTTCTTTACTCCAAGAGAGAGGAAGTACCCAAATGGAGTGAGACCAAACAGAGCAGCTGGTGCAGGTTACTGGAAGGCCACTGGAACTGACAAACCAATTATCACGTCAGGTGGTATGAAGAGCATTGGAGTGAAGAAAGCCCTTGTCTTCTACAAGGGACGTCCCCCAAAGGGATCCAAAACTGATTGGATCATGCATGAGTATAGGTTGCATGATTCACTCCTCTCAAATTCTCACAAaagaggctccatgaga CTTGATGAGTGGGTGCTATGCCGGGTGAGACAGAAAACAGGCAGCCCAAGAAGCACTTTGGAAGATCCAAGTGAACTGATTTATGAACCAACAAAAAAGATTCAACAAATGAATGATGAGAACTTCAATCCTGAACTAGTAAAAGCCTCCATTGTGCACAACGAATTTCCAATGTTACCTTATATTCTGGCTTCTAGGAGTACTTTGCCTAATTCCATTGGTGTGTCCTCAAGCACAGGCTTTGTTAGAAATTGTGATATGAAACAATATGGTTCAGTGCATGAAGACAACAACTTGAATGTAATAGGAGCACAGTTCTTAGCATCTGCAATGGAGGGCTTGTATAATAAtcctctgaagagaaaattcattgaacaagaagaaaaccatttgGAATATGCTCCCCCAAATAAGAAAATAAGCCTAGAACTTGGTGATGATGTTGATAATAGTGATGATAAGCCAAGTCTTGTGATGGATACAAACAAAGGCTACAATTTTGGCTTCTTTGATCAGTGGAATTCAATCATACAACCTCAAGAGCTTAACAGCTTAGCCTTCATGGGATATTCATGA